The Aquipuribacter sp. SD81 DNA segment GACTCGGCGTTCACGACCGGCACGAGGTTGTCGGCCAGCTGCAGGCTCTGGTCGTCCTCGAGCAGCACGAGGCCGTCGGCCGCCAGGGTGGCGTCGGTCGTGCCGACCAGCGCCATGTCGGCCGTGCCGTCGACGACGGCGGCCTTCGCCTGCGGGCTGCCGAAGCCGAGCGGCAGGACCTCGGTGACGTCGAAGCCGTACGTCTCCTCGAGCCCGGGCTCGCAGAAGGGCCGCGTCGGGCACTCCTCGGTGGCGGCGAGGACGATCTCCGGCTGGAAGGCGGCGTAGTCCGACAGCGTCGTGATGTCGTTCTCCGTCGCCACGGACTCCTGGATCGCGTAGCCGTTCTGGCTGGAGGCCGCCGCCGGCTCGAGCACGACGAGCCCCAGCTCCTCGGCCAGCGGCCGCATGGCCTCGACCGTGGTCTGCGCGTCGTTCGTCGCGACGACCTCCGCGTCGGGGCCGTTGACCTCGCGGTTGAGGTACTCCGCCATCGTGGCCGCGTACTCCGGCACCACGTCGATCTGGCCGTTGACGAGCGCGTCGCCGTAGATCTCGCGGGAGTCGCTCGCGACGATCTCGACCTCGTAGCCGGCGTCCTCGAGCAGGGCGGCGTACATCGCCTCCATGATGTTCATCTCGGTGAAGTTCGCGCCGCCGACGACGACGGAGCCGCCTGCGGCGTCACCGCCGCCTGCGCTGGACTCGGCGCCGCCCGGGCTGGCGGCGTCGCCGCCCTCGGCGAGCGGGTCGCCGGAGCCGCACGCGGCCAGGGCGAGGGCGGCCAGGGCCGCGACGGGCAGCAGGGCACGACGGGTGGTTCGGATCATGGGGTGGCTCGCCTTCTGTGTCCCGGGGTCCCGGTCGGGCCCCGCGTGGCCGGCAGTGCAGCCGCACAGGCGCGGCCAGGAATGTCTAACCCAGGCCCCCGACGGTTGCATCCCTGGTTCCGCCCCGCGCCGGTCACGGATCGGTGACGATGCGGCGGGGCCGTCCGCTCAGCCGACCGGCACCTGCTGACGCTCGGGCGTCTCCGCCGCCTCGTCGACCTCGGCCTCCCCGACCTGGCGGCTGTCGCGGGCCGGCGCCAGCCGGCGGCCGAGGAGCTGGAAGCCGACCTCGGCGAGGACCGCGAGCAGCGCGACGAGGACCGCCCCGCCCGTCGCCTCCGCGCTGTCCTGGTTCTG contains these protein-coding regions:
- a CDS encoding ABC transporter substrate-binding protein; protein product: MIRTTRRALLPVAALAALALAACGSGDPLAEGGDAASPGGAESSAGGGDAAGGSVVVGGANFTEMNIMEAMYAALLEDAGYEVEIVASDSREIYGDALVNGQIDVVPEYAATMAEYLNREVNGPDAEVVATNDAQTTVEAMRPLAEELGLVVLEPAAASSQNGYAIQESVATENDITTLSDYAAFQPEIVLAATEECPTRPFCEPGLEETYGFDVTEVLPLGFGSPQAKAAVVDGTADMALVGTTDATLAADGLVLLEDDQSLQLADNLVPVVNAESAEDQTLVDTLNSLADVLETEDLAELNRRVDADRELPDDVARSFLEEEGLLGG